In a single window of the Acetivibrio clariflavus DSM 19732 genome:
- a CDS encoding DUF58 domain-containing protein yields MLKNKIIYLCFLIFTIALGIYKDGYISTILFYTALLLPVVSLSLILFTMASFRLLENVDQRIVVKGDVITYTYEISNHTKLLFCPMTIEFTDSKVLFKDTILGEEDEFILYPDEVKKAVKKVDCRYRGSYYIGIQSISIRDFFNLFTIKFKSIENPKILVYPKIRELIQVNKYTSLIESNESIVSKTNKDPSIFSNVRDYQSGDPLKAIHWKLSAKQGKLLVKENEGNINSRTKIIINYDSLPFSFEYNVVMQDYIIECVVATIKYLLENNTPTYLSYYKFDMQYISASNINDFGQFYNVLANMMFSGREFISILEKELGSFAQYANIMIFTPYITKELSEYILLNRARIPDINIYIINENKCEVGSILTDQDKQPLVDLLSNNIKVYKISYENELCRLEVA; encoded by the coding sequence TTGTTAAAGAATAAAATCATATATCTATGTTTTTTAATCTTTACAATTGCATTGGGAATTTACAAAGACGGTTATATATCTACTATACTCTTTTACACCGCACTGTTATTGCCCGTTGTATCTCTTTCGTTAATACTGTTCACCATGGCATCTTTCAGACTGCTTGAAAACGTAGATCAGCGTATTGTAGTAAAAGGTGATGTCATAACTTATACTTACGAAATAAGTAATCACACAAAACTGCTGTTTTGTCCTATGACCATTGAATTTACCGATAGCAAGGTGCTTTTCAAAGATACTATACTGGGAGAAGAAGATGAATTCATATTATATCCCGATGAAGTAAAAAAAGCAGTCAAGAAGGTTGACTGCCGATATAGAGGAAGCTATTACATAGGTATTCAGTCAATAAGTATACGGGATTTTTTCAACTTGTTCACAATTAAATTTAAGTCGATAGAAAATCCCAAAATTCTGGTCTATCCCAAAATACGCGAACTTATACAGGTTAATAAATACACTTCCTTAATTGAATCTAACGAAAGTATTGTAAGTAAAACCAATAAAGATCCCAGTATTTTTTCCAATGTACGGGATTACCAATCGGGAGATCCGTTAAAAGCAATTCATTGGAAATTAAGTGCAAAACAAGGGAAACTTTTGGTTAAAGAAAATGAGGGCAATATCAATAGCCGTACCAAAATAATTATAAACTATGACAGTTTGCCCTTTAGTTTTGAATATAATGTGGTCATGCAAGATTATATTATCGAATGTGTAGTTGCAACTATAAAATACTTGTTGGAAAACAATACTCCCACTTATCTTTCCTACTACAAATTCGACATGCAATACATTTCAGCAAGTAATATCAACGATTTCGGACAATTTTACAATGTCCTGGCCAATATGATGTTTTCCGGCAGAGAATTCATCAGTATACTGGAAAAAGAACTGGGCAGTTTCGCACAGTATGCCAATATAATGATTTTTACCCCCTACATAACCAAAGAATTAAGCGAATATATCCTTTTAAACCGTGCAAGGATACCGGATATAAATATTTACATAATCAATGAAAACAAATGCGAAGTAGGCAGTATTTTAACCGATCAGGATAAACAGCCTTTAGTGGATCTATTGTCCAATAATATAAAAGTATACAAAATCAGTTATGAAAATGAACTTTGCAGATTGGAAGTGGCCTAA
- a CDS encoding AAA family ATPase, translated as MKKNNNVIERMVSNIEKVIVGKRDTIELLCLALLCDGHVLIEDVPGTGKTTLALALSKTIGGKFKRISCTPDVMPSDITGFSMFNPKTNEFEYREGAIMANIFLADEINRTPPKTQSGLLEAMEEKKVTVDGKLYPLPKPFMVIATQNPIEHLGTYPLPEAQLDRFIMKISIGYPNEEEELGILSIYGQEIPLEHLEAVVTLEEILEVQEEILKVKINQKVAQYIIKIAQESRRSNQIQLGISPRGTLAVARAARAWAYYQNRDFVTPDDIKKVLMPIVRHRIIPRAEAKYENISVEDILNELLKKITVPE; from the coding sequence ATGAAAAAAAATAACAATGTCATCGAAAGAATGGTCAGTAACATTGAGAAAGTTATTGTAGGCAAAAGGGACACCATAGAATTATTGTGTTTGGCACTTCTTTGTGACGGTCATGTATTAATTGAGGATGTACCAGGTACAGGAAAAACCACTCTGGCATTGGCATTATCCAAAACAATCGGAGGGAAGTTTAAAAGAATATCCTGCACACCGGATGTTATGCCTTCCGATATTACAGGTTTCTCTATGTTCAATCCCAAAACCAATGAATTTGAATATAGAGAAGGTGCTATCATGGCAAATATTTTCTTAGCCGATGAAATTAACAGGACACCGCCAAAGACACAATCGGGTTTGTTAGAAGCCATGGAAGAAAAGAAAGTTACCGTTGACGGTAAACTCTATCCTTTACCGAAGCCTTTTATGGTTATAGCCACTCAAAATCCGATAGAACATTTAGGAACTTATCCCTTACCTGAAGCCCAACTGGACCGCTTTATTATGAAGATATCCATAGGCTACCCCAATGAGGAAGAGGAACTTGGTATTTTAAGCATTTACGGGCAGGAGATCCCTCTTGAACATTTGGAAGCTGTAGTTACATTAGAAGAAATACTAGAAGTTCAGGAAGAAATACTTAAAGTCAAAATAAACCAAAAGGTTGCTCAATATATTATTAAAATAGCACAGGAATCAAGAAGGAGCAATCAAATCCAGCTAGGAATCAGCCCCAGGGGTACTTTAGCCGTTGCAAGGGCGGCCAGAGCATGGGCCTATTACCAAAACAGAGACTTTGTAACACCGGACGATATTAAAAAGGTACTAATGCCCATTGTAAGACACCGAATAATTCCAAGGGCTGAAGCAAAGTATGAAAATATCTCTGTGGAAGATATATTAAATGAACTGTTAAAAAAGATAACAGTACCTGAATAG